In Acidisarcina polymorpha, the DNA window GTGCGGCGCAAGAGGCGCAAGCGTCTGGTGCGCGATCGCGCGGCCGAGCCGCGGCTGACGGGAGCGAACCAGGAGTGGGCGATGGACTTCATCGTCGATGGGTTGACGACGGGGCGGATGGTGCGCATCCTGAGCGTGGTCGACGTGTACACGCGCGAGTGCCTGGCGCTGGAGGCCGACACCAGCCTCGGCTCAGGGCGCGTGACGCGGGTGCTGGAGCGGCTGATCGAAGAGCGTGGCCGGCCAGAAAATGTGCGCTCGGACAACGTACTAACACAGGAAGGAAAAGCTGGAGAGAAGAGAAGGTCCCTTAGCATCCCGTATGGGATGTGCTTGACGACGACTGTACCTCCAAGTGGCTTCCACGAGCAAGGGCTGAGCGTTCGACCATAGCGACACGAGATCTGCCGAAGAGCGCAGTCTCCACTGTACTCAAAATGAAGTCTCAACCAAGTGAAAGGCCGAATCATTATCTACGAGGTCCTTACGGCCTCGACGGCCCAGGTGAAGCGGCTCTTCCACTTGGTGCCGCTGCCTCATAGAAGCAGCGGAAGTCGGTACCGGTCTTGATGATCCCATGAGCCACGCGAGCCATCTTGGCGGCGACGGCGACATACGCCATACGCTTGCGGTCGGCACTGGCAGGATCACGCCGGAGATATCGTTCGAACTTGTCTCGGAAGCTGTTCTCTCGCAGCCTCACAGCCACAGTGGCGG includes these proteins:
- a CDS encoding DDE-type integrase/transposase/recombinase, producing the protein MKRSSYRYEPRPDRNAALREALVKLARQKPRYGYRRLHAVLSRCGHEVNVKRVYRLYVEERLMVRRKRRKRLVRDRAAEPRLTGANQEWAMDFIVDGLTTGRMVRILSVVDVYTRECLALEADTSLGSGRVTRVLERLIEERGRPENVRSDNVLTQEGKAGEKRRSLSIPYGMCLTTTVPPSGFHEQGLSVRP